The genomic segment cttgtcttttttctttgaCAAATGTCCtcttgttaaatatgcagatgccacctggccatgttttttttttttttttttttttttttttgggaattttctattttttgaaatggacaTTTGCACTTTTCCAAATGCCCCAAAAGTATTCTGCTTGGTGCACAAACTCTGTGAGTGCCACCTTCATGACGGTAATCAGTcataataatgaagaaaaaagaaaaaacaaactggaGTTGATTTGCCACTGGAGTTGATTTGAAGGCCATTTCTTTTTGTATCCGTCCAAGTAAGCACAGCACACAAAAGAGGGCGCTCAAGCTCCTTGGACTGAAGCTGGCTGgacttttctccatttttccaCTCCTCATTTACAGCGTATTTTCTGaatttacagaataaacccaacactggCCTAACACATAAAAGGACAATAATAAATGTTCCCATGGATGAGACGATGAGCCCATTCTGGCTATCGGACCGCTTTTGTCCGATACGAACGCTCGGGGTCTTTCCAGATGCCGGCTGGCTGTAAGATAAGATTGGAAGATAAGATGACAAAgtggctttgcaattgtttccacatattgcatctgtttttgtcAGTAGAAACACATGGTTGTCATAGAGACTTTGCCTGGAATATGTCTACATTTTTCCCTCCAAAGTCTCCATGACAACTTGGGGTGGTACTAAGAGTTGGACTGCATGGGAGTTGTACTGGGAGCTGTTGCAAGGAACAGACAGTCTCCCCGTCACcaatccttgcatataatctgtcttcaatccgtgtcacggttaaatgtcatagggaccttcaatccatattacaatcatcagcgtcaccaccatcataggtgtcactaagtgtcactgtttggctgcagATTTGTCATGTAGCCAATAgggaatatgtatgtcctttcaAATGCACTTGTTATCATTTTACGCAACTTCACAGCTTTTCATCTCATTGCCTCTAGGTTGACAAAAAGAAGAAGTGCAACTTCCCTTTCCTCCttctgttgggtctgaagttacagatccccatacttaccaaccgtgcacaaaggaaaaaggaGGCACGAGACTGTGTttaattttaaagcaaccgcgcggctggggaaggttggaggcgcgagtccatGATGGACACGCGCTCGGCTCTGCGGACCTTCTCCTCCTCTcaagtcccaagtcgcgcttttattaagtttcagcaatgatgtcatggaaacgctacaacagtcactgagacatgttaaagacatcattatgattattgacaggttgttctttgttatagggaatttggatgtcaccaatccttgcatataatctctcaatccgtgtcacggttaaatgtcatagggaccttcaatcaatattgcaatcatcagtgtcaccaccatcataggtgtcactaagtgtcactgcggatttgtcatagagccaatatggaaatatgtatgtcctttgaaatgcactttaatgttttacgcaacttcacaGCTTTTCATCTCATTGCCTCTACGTTGACAAAAAGAAGAAGTGCAACTTCCCTttcctccttccctccctctccgtcgtcgtcgtcgccgccgccgtggtGGAAATCAAAAGAGAAAGAAATTCCAAAAGTCATGGCGCGCGTCATGAGAGCCGCGGCCGGACCGCTGATTTTGCTGCTGCTTACGCTTTCTCCAGGTCAGTTCTTTTGGcgctttggggggggggggggggggggggaatggtCAGAAGACGCTGGCGTCATTTGGCCCCAATCGCTCTCTAACTTAGTGTTCAAAGGctttctttttatcacattGAAAAATGGAATGGTGGCTGATGCTTGCTTTGAGTGGATGGAGAAAGCCTTTCACCAAGCGTCCACCAAACACATTGAGAGATGGCGGCTCCCTCCCAAACAGTACACCGTTGGTTCACCGTTGGTTCACCGTTGGTTCACCATTGGTTCACCATTGGTTGACCTGCGTCTATTTGTCATATATGGTGTGTGGTGCCACAGAAAAATGGCTGAAAGTTTTGATGGTTGTATTGCAGGTGGCAGCCAGCCCTGTGACGCCACCAAAGAAGAGGCTCGCTGTTATGGACCACTGGGTGGAGAAATTCAAATCCAATTGGTCACCAGCCTCCAAATGGCCTTTACCTGGAAGCGCGGACGATACATTTATATAAGCAATAGGAACGGTGGTGTCATTGGCGATATTACTGTTCCGAGAGTAAGCTTTAGCCCCGACCACGGGACGGCAAAGATAGTCCAGCTGGAGAAGAGCGATGCCGGCAACTACAATCTTCTTTTCTACAACCAGATGGGAAAGCTACAGGGAAACAGGTCAACGCAGCTCCTCATTCAAGGTCAATTCATCTCTTTGGTTTTTTGCCTTGATCTGCATCACTATATACACCTCTGCAAGACTCAAATGCTGCTTGCTTTTCTTTCAAGCCCTCTATATTTTGCTGAcactacacatatatatatatatatatatatatatatatatatatatatatatatatatatatatatatatatatatatatatatatatatatatatatatatatatatatatatatatatatatatatatatatatatatatatatatatatatatatatatatatatatatatatatatatatatatatatatatatatatatatatatatatatatatatatatagccgcGCAGATACTTGGCATTGACACAAAGGGTGTCCACCACGGGGTGtttccctcccttcctccctccctccctcccacagCTCCCATCACCGCCGTCCAGCTGATCTCCCAATGCCTGGACGGAGGAGGGCAGTCGGTGTGGTGCACCTCCGACGGGGACCATCTCCAATACGGCTGGCGCTTAAACCAGCGAGACTTGCCGGCGGCGGCGTACCGGCTTCCCGGCGGCAAGGTCACTCTGGAGCCGGGCGTGTCGGGACGACTGCTTTGCTCCGTGGCCAACGAGCTGAGCCGACAACACCGGGAAGTGGACATAGTACCTTGCGGTGAGTACCCGGCGAGGGACGGACGGTGGACCACAGCCCgctctttttcttttcctttctttccaGTCTTTGTTAACTGCAGCTCCAACGGGACGCTCCTATCCGGCTGGATGTCCCAAGCCGACGGAGCCCCGTGCCGGGGAGCCGTCGGGGAAGGCCGCCGTCGCCCGTCGGACCAC from the Stigmatopora nigra isolate UIUO_SnigA chromosome 14, RoL_Snig_1.1, whole genome shotgun sequence genome contains:
- the LOC144207727 gene encoding uncharacterized protein LOC144207727; the encoded protein is MEPACFLLFLLVGGSAHALLPSGESVCNGTHEKSGFSVTLGAGLSIRVMANASGHRVQCKKVHPGQPLLVFTVKREKVMMEEAFGNRVNFFVANGTLSFSRVEKTDSGRYILEIFNSIGCSVKKLAVELDVWESHFSLLIPLCSALAALLVMVVLSCCLCRKRRRSGRSGSAPSREQKRPVEFWQMSHDRTCRLALRICHRANMEICMSFEMHFNVLRNFTAFHLIASTLTKRRSATSLSSFPPSPSSSSPPPWWKSKEKEIPKVMARVMRAAAGPLILLLLTLSPGGSQPCDATKEEARCYGPLGGEIQIQLVTSLQMAFTWKRGRYIYISNRNGGVIGDITVPRVSFSPDHGTAKIVQLEKSDAGNYNLLFYNQMGKLQGNRSTQLLIQAPITAVQLISQCLDGGGQSVWCTSDGDHLQYGWRLNQRDLPAAAYRLPGGKVTLEPGVSGRLLCSVANELSRQHREVDIVPCVFVNCSSNGTLLSGWMSQADGAPCRGAVGEGRRRPSDHSLPLVLGGVLSALVMLLAVALAVTYLRKKKAGGGGGGGGSDDEGELTYADIRVHRQPGPSVRVNRDLEVTYGQVKISQQDWPGGHQIGAL